The Naumovozyma dairenensis CBS 421 chromosome 1, complete genome genomic interval TGGGTGTACAATTCCTTTTCACTGTGTTAGGTTCCTTAACGATATCATGctcattaaataaattacatGACATCGGGGACTCTGTACTAACAATGGCTGTTTTATGTTTTGTTCTTGGTGCATTTATGTCCTCTTATATTGGATCCGTACTATTACGATTGAAAAACAAAGCTACAATGAAGAAACAACCTATCAAGAAAGGCTTCCATCTATTTTTCGCTATCCTATGTGGTTCATTTTTACCAGGTATCGTCATGATAGTTACATTATTGTTAAATTCGATTGTTTGGGCACACGATTCTACTCATGCGTTACCATTCAAGACAGTAGTTATGTTTATTACTGTCTATTTCATTGTATGTATTCCATTGAGTATACTAGGTGGTTATATGGCGAATAGTTCCAAAACAAAAGGGAGCCTAACTGATCCTAAATTCCATACTAGTAGGCCCGAGTTAGAGCTTTTTGCTAATAAACTGAAACCCAAGAAAcatatattcttgtttgGGGCTAGATTGAAATCAATCAAGATTGCATTAccaatattattaagtGGTATATTCCCATTTGTCATAATATACGTTGAATTGCAATATGTTTACAAATCAGTCTGGTTAGAGAAGACGgcattttattatttctatgGATTTTTGTTCgctaatattttattattatgtataGTTGTTGGAGAAATTGCAATTATAGGGACATATACAATGTTACATATGGCTGATAGGAATAATACCGATTGGAGATGGATAAGTTTTTTCATGGGGAGTAGTTGTGCATGGTATATGGAActatattcattatattatgttttctttatccTCAATATCCGTGGATTCTCATCTATTTTCATTTCCGTTTGTTACGGTGCTTTATTTAATACATTATGTGGTTGTGCTATGGGATCTATTGCATCTTTGACAAGTCATTTCTTCGTTGAAAAACTTTATCGTTACaaatttcaagattatGCAGATTAGAAGTTTCATGCATAACCATTTAATAGATAGGTAGATAGATAGGTAGATAGAAAGgtagatagatagataaCTATGATAAAAACATAGGGGAATCATAATCGCGCTAAGACATAACAGTATAGTCTAATAAAATctcaataataattttaaattatatactATAATCCTATACTCCAATATATGTTTATGACGGTACACGTACGATATGGTCTATTATCATTACAAACAGCTGTCAATGATAGTAACAATTGAATCTAATCTATTTACAGATGAAGTATGTAAATTACAGGACGTGTTCTTTCCTTAAaacaatttaataaaaaaaaccaATCAAAGAAGTACATTAAAgtaattaaataatatgtttttgtttatGTTTTCATATTATGCTAGGTGAATAATCATTAGGAGAATAAGTTCTAGTTGAAGATGAGAACGTGCACATGTATGCTTGGCTCTTTAATCgttactatttttttttcgtttCCTAAATTGCTATATAGAGGAACATTGAGAAACAACTTTCTAGTTAAGTTCTCTGataaattttaaaattcaACATTTTGAGAAGGTAATTGTGGATTAGTGTTGCTAGGTAGTTGTTGAATTTGGACATAACCTCCCATACCGTTAGGATTTGTTCTAttttcgttattattattatgatattgttgttgatgttgcTGCTGGTGTTGGTTTTGGTGCTGTTGTTGATTCTGCTGATAAGAACGACGATTTCCTGCGTTATAATTCCTTCTACCACTActgttgttattataattatctCTTCTATTATAACCGCCAGATCTACCACCGCTCCCGGAAGACCCATATCTATTTCCACTACCAATATACTTCCTATTACTGTTGCTGCTATTATTCATATTAATTTGTTGTTTAACAATGTCAATAATATCGTCAGGTagattaatatatttaatgaaagtACCTCTAACATAAATTTCTGTTGACTTCATTACCTCAGTCTGAGGACTAGCAAAAGCATCAGATCCTTTATATTCACTAACATTCGATAGCGTCAAATTCATCCAATTATCAACATTGGTTAACTTTCCTTCAATGACTTCACCGTTCTTCAATTCCACACGCATTTGCTGACCCTTTGCGTTTGTTAATAGATAAAGAGGTAACATCGTGATTActttctttgtttcttcCCTTTTTGATTAATTTATTCCCAGAATAGGTCAATGCTACTTGAATGCAGATTTAATATGAACAACTAAACTCTTGATCTAAACTACTTTAAAGTTGTACTTGAATGAACATATCAACCTTAGTCTCTCAATTGTACTTCTGTTTCCTTTTGGATGTTCATTGTTTCTCTAATGTACTCACTTTACGGTTCCCAATGgatttttcaactttttaACAAAAATCACCTTCAACGGAAAACCTGGGAACTTCCGATCACGTGCCAATCTAAACCTAGCTGGGCGGCTAAATTTTCCCTCCCCTGAATCatgtttgtttatttatttcgAACCCGAATAGCGTTATTGtttaaatatatagtaAGAGTAATCATAAACATTCCCATGAGATACGTCCACTTCAAGAGCTTCTCTAATGAGGACCGATATCTGGCACCATCCCTTTGTTTCTGCAAATAAACCCATTTTTGTATAAGGGATAATTGAGTAAGGAATTCAAAACCTAAAAATAAGGAAAAGACTATAAAGATACAGTGGTCCCATGTATATTATAGATTCTGTAATGTAGAGAGCGTTTTTGCAAAAAGATCGTAGCTAATTACCTAAATATACGAGACTGGTACCAATAATGAGCTCATTTGGAAACCCCAGGgaaaaattttaattatatGTGATACTATTACTAGAAAAGTTTGAagttatatatagaatTCATTTAGAATTGTattatatcttcattatcttctttcATAAGGGTTAGTTTCCAATCAGAACGCGTTAAGGTCAAATTATCATTGGAGTTTACGCGTCTATTGTTCACGCGTTTTGTCCCTTTTAGGCAAAAATTTACCGCTAATTAGATATTAAGCCGGCGTAATAGTGCAACAAATTTATCCTTTAACATCAACACTATGGTGATAATAGCCATTTCTATAGTGACAAAACAACTAAAATTACCTAGTAATTCCGTATTTGTTGATTAGCTCAAGCAATTGTCCCACGAGCAACGTATTCCAGCTGCAATTGCAATCATTTCACTGAAAATAATCCAGCAATTGAAGATTCATACAGGAAACAGATAGAAGATACATTTGgcatcattttctttttgcatttgataatataacTTAGCTTTTAGATATATTCTGCCATCTCTTCTAGAAGGTTTCGATTCCATCAATTGATATCcactattaatattcttccTCAAAATTAATTGTTATTGCTTATCTACCATATCCATATCCATAATCATTAGTAAATATAATCATAATGgataacaacaataacaatttcCATTCACTTAATGGCTTACCACCAAAAATGACACAACGAATAACGGCAAATCTCACAGATCATTTATCATTGACACCTCAAAGTTCACGTCCAATTATTGAGATTGCAACTTATGCAGATACAGACGTTTATGAATGTTACGTGAAGGGTTATGAAGCAAAAGTAGTAATGAGAAGAACAAGAGATGACTGGATTAATATTACACAAGTATTCAAAATTGGTAAGTTCTCCAAAGCTCAAAGAACAAAAGTATTAGAATTGGAAGcaaatgaaatgaaacaTGAAAAAGTTCAAGGTGGTTATGGTAGATTTCAAGGTACATGGATCCCATTAGAATCAGCAATGTTTTTGGCCAAGAAATACACAATTACTGAACCCGTCGTTACagaaattttaaattttaaaCTGGATCCAGCAAATCCACCTCATAAGAGAAGTAAAAATAGTGTACTCAGAAAGACTTCTCCACATACTAAAATCACGTCACCTTCAAGTTATAACAAGACAcctaaaaagaaaaacctTTCTGCAGCTAATAATGCTGGAATTAAAAAAtcgaagaagaataatTCATTCCAAGCAAATCCAAGTccattacaaaatttagTGTTCCAAACGCCTCAACAATCGTATATGTTGTCCAGTATGAACCATTTGAATTTAACACATCTAACAGGCTTAGAAAATTCgaatttcttaaataacaattcagaaaataatggtgacgataataataacgataatatcaataatagCAATAGTCATCGTAAACCTAGAGAACCGGCAAGTAGTACTTCTACAATATCAACAAACACACCATCCACAACCCGATATTCTGCAACTCAAAAGCCATTGCAGTTCTTTCCTATACCAACAAATTTAAGCAATGTTACAGGACAaccaaatattaaaattgaacaaATGGATAAAcatgttaataataatcataatatCACCAGTAATCATAACAATCCTAATTATAAATCAAA includes:
- the LSM4 gene encoding U6 snRNA complex subunit LSM4 (similar to Saccharomyces cerevisiae LSM4 (YER112W); ancestral locus Anc_7.410), translated to MLPLYLLTNAKGQQMRVELKNGEVIEGKLTNVDNWMNLTLSNVSEYKGSDAFASPQTEVMKSTEIYVRGTFIKYINLPDDIIDIVKQQINMNNSSNSNRKYIGSGNRYGSSGSGGRSGGYNRRDNYNNNSSGRRNYNAGNRRSYQQNQQQHQNQHQQQHQQQYHNNNNENRTNPNGMGGYVQIQQLPSNTNPQLPSQNVEF